One segment of Carya illinoinensis cultivar Pawnee chromosome 1, C.illinoinensisPawnee_v1, whole genome shotgun sequence DNA contains the following:
- the LOC122300895 gene encoding uncharacterized protein LOC122300895, which translates to MEPNVPPVIAKRIWSMVRVAFFMLRKGISKRKLMLDLNMMMKRGKIAGKAITNLMFNHNHHHHAASSAPREYEFSCSNTPHYTFHLSNKRRHHSHNNHHQSHFFACAHAPATLDDDLATMNAVKAVLMEMLNNEAAVEASPALPGFGRSPMVRQLRITDSPFPLREADEDPHVDKAAEEFIERFYKQLRQQK; encoded by the coding sequence ATGGAACCTAACGTGCCACCAGTGATAGCGAAGAGAATATGGAGCATGGTACGTGTAGCTTTCTTCATGTTGCGAAAAGGCATATCCAAGAGAAAGCTAATGCTCGACCTCAACATGATGATGAAGCGTGGCAAGATCGCCGGAAAAGCTATCACCAACCTCATGTTCAACcacaaccaccaccaccacgcCGCGTCCTCCGCCCCGCGCGAGTACGAGTTCAGCTGCAGCAACACCCCCCACTACACCTTCCACCTCAGCAATAAGCGCCGCCACCACAGCCACAACAACcatcaccaaagccacttcttcGCGTGCGCCCACGCGCCGGCGACCCTAGACGACGACTTAGCTACTATGAATGCTGTTAAGGCGGTGCTGATGGAGATGTTGAACAACGAAGCGGCGGTGGAGGCATCGCCGGCACTCCCTGGCTTCGGACGGAGCCCCATGGTGAGGCAGCTGAGGATAACGGACTCGCCTTTCCCGTTGAGGGAAGCCGACGAGGACCCCCACGTAGACAAGGCTGCCGAGGAGTTCATAGAGAGGTTTTACAAGCAGTTGAGGCAGCAGAAGTGA